The Malus domestica chromosome 10, GDT2T_hap1 genome contains a region encoding:
- the LOC103429730 gene encoding uncharacterized protein isoform X37, which translates to MSKPSLRLQFTKLLVFYHVLLWQLGHWPQSKLHCRADVARLPEDEVSALRDFMSNTELRPEQIIEVTYCSDVVRTYGFVIECNCTNESGCRITGIRMSYLGLTGTIHEKVGDLTSLTYLILSNNTLHGGIPDTIGNLKNLQVLDLSRNQLNGSIPASLGRLVSLEYLYLQYNLLSQGIPPSFGSLTKLTELNLQFNMISDSIPEDFGNLSSLTIMELSENQLSGPLPQSLGNLTTLTTFYVSANNLSGKFPETYGNLTSLKKFSIAGNYISGPLPVETIAKWTNITHLVLVGNNFEGNLTEKIFRLPKLQYLLITDLANNSFPLPPKINNSANFISLTLRNCSINGTIPKYIGENMTSLRYLDLSFNKLTGGLPQNMSSKMIYMSFSRNMLNGTIAPSILGDSQTRIDLSFNYFSAEGSPVQSNQQLNLFACCRNSSTTEPQMMDPFEMKNRYCPENEPEYHSLFINCGGEETIVDGHQYDQDNDTSLFYTSPKKSWAYSLSGDFGVPESNTSNYIKSMTRGVHEAPLYEKARFSPISLEYYVFCLRKGNYIVTLYFKEIVDSKDEDYSSLRKRVFDVYIQDVRRLDYFKIREEEGTTEGPITKKISAVVVNDSGLLNIHLYWPGKGSYQYHPSFNGPLISAISVTPEFDPDKSKGQFVALITLASIVAALPLSLAFAWRMGWLPSEGFPKIETSQEKIVDEYQDSEELPSQEENGDEQRNTKDQGTRKNTEKYQGQEEIGDEHQDNEELPSQEEIGDEHQDNEELPSQEEIGDEHQDNEELPSQEEIGDEHQDNEELPSQEEIGDEPRNTKGQEEVGDEQRNTKDQGRRKNTKTKRKKKEKLGDEHPNIVKKLGMFGLSYGFPLGMSSEELPSQEEIGDKHQDSEEFPSKEEIGDEHQDSEELPSQEEIGDEQRNTKGQQEINDEQRNTKDQGRRKNTETKRKKKEKIGDDHPDTVKKLGMLGLSYGFPSGQEEIGEEHQDSEELPNQEEIGDEHQDREELPSQEEIGDEQRNTKGQEEIGDEQRNTKDQGRRKNTETKRKKKEKIGDERPNTIKKLGMFGLSYGLPLDMSSEELPSKEEIGDEHQDSEELPSQEEIGDEQRNTKDQGRRKNTETKRKKKEKIGDERPNTVKKLGMFGLSYGLPLDMSSEELPSQEEIGDEQRKTKDQGRWKNTETKRKKKEKIGDEHPDTVKKLGMLGLSYGFPLGMSSEELPSQEEIGDEQRNRKGQEEIGEEQRNTKDQGRQKNTETKRKKKEKIGDEHPDTVKKLGMFGLSYGFPLGMSNEELPSQEEIGDEHQDSEELPSQQEIGDEQRNKKGQEEIGDEQRNTKDQGRWKNTETKTKKKEKIGDEHPDTVKKLGMLGLSYGFPLGMSSEELPSQEEIGDEQRNTKDQGRRKNTETKRKKKEKIGDEHPDTVKKLGMFGLSYGFPLGMSSEELPSQEEIGDEHQDSEKLPSQEEIGDEQRNMKGQEEIGDEQRNTKDQGRRKNTETKMKKKEKIGDEHPDIVKKLGMLGSSYGFPLGMSSEELPSQEEISDEHQDNEELPSQEKIGDEQRNTKGQEEIGDEQRNTKDQGRRKNTKTKMKKKEKIGDEHPDTVKKLGMLGLSYGFPLGMSSEELLSQEEIGDEHQDSEELRSQEEISDEQRNTKGQEEIGDEQINTKDQGRRTNTKTRRKKNEKIGDEHLDAVKELINATENFSDKKKLGHSETFFMAQLPSHTVAVKKLDSAHFKGKIDKLKEEIGIIESLQHNNILKLLHAYIGKDLQFLVYEYMENKSLEDILFGSSTSGTIKLDWNTRVNICLGIAQGLQYLHERVQIVHTNIKSANILLNEKLEAKISDFGFANLYSEEDKVMAIGRETKKGYTAPEYLQTDDLDSKLDVFSFGVVVLEIVSGERNVRNQSKKETEVLLDRAYKANRNGNLKSLVDKNLSTFDEREALIILKLALECTTMGASVRPEMSGVVSVLLGEKSIDEVCSPAKPTGDINVVGSLEELAGISDMAAKPTGDINVVGSLEESAGISDMAESLSPLWGS; encoded by the exons ATGAGTAAGCCTTCTCTAAGACTGCAGTTTACTAAGCTTCTTGTTTTTTACCATGTTCTACTTTGGCAACTTGGACACTGGCCTCAATCCAAACTCCACTGCAGAGCCGACGTGGCTCGACTGCCGGAAGATGAAG TGTCTGCTCTCCGTGACTTTATGAGCAACACAGAGTTAAGGCCAGAGCAAATCATTGAGGTGACGTATTGCAGTGATGTAGTCCGGACTTACGGTTTTGTCATCGAATGTAATTGCACTAATGAGAGTGGATGCCGGATCACTGGAAT TAGAATGAGCTACTTAGGTTTAACTGGAACTATTCATGAAAAAGTGGGTGATCTTACAAGCCTAACCTACCT CATTCTATCCAACAACACACTTCATGGCGGAATACCAGACACCATTGGGAATTTGAAGAATCTCCAAGTCCT GGATCTATCGCGAAATCAACTCAATGGTTCAATACCAGCAAGCTTAGGGCGCTTGGTTTCTCTTGAATATCT ATATCTGCAATACAACTTGCTTAGCCAAGGTATACCACCAAGTTTTGGTTCACTGACGAAACTTACTGAATT GAATCTGCAGTTTAATATGATATCAGACTCAATTCCTGAGGATTTTGGAAATCTTTCGAGTCTTACAATTAT GGAACTGTCTGAGAATCAGCTGTCTGGTCCTCTTCCACAAAGCCTCGGAAACTTGACAACTCTCACAACCTT CTATGTGTCAGCCAATAATTTGAGTGGGAAATTTCCAGAAACTTATGGAAACCTCACAAGCCTGAAAAAGTT TTCGATAGCCGGGAATTACATTTCTGGTCCCTTACCAGTTGAAACCATAGCCAAGTGGACTAATATCACTCACCT GGTGCTCGTGGGAAACAATTTCGAAGGAAACTTGACTGAAAAAATATTCCGCTTGCCAAAGCTTCAGTATCT GTTGATAACTGACCTggcaaataatagtttcccaTTACCACCAAAAATCAACAACAGTGCCAATTTCATTTCTCT AACACTGAGGAACTGCTCAATCAACGGCACAATCCCCAAATACATTGGTGAAAATATGACATCCCTAAGATACCT AGACTTGAGCTTCAATAAGTTAACTGGTGGCCTCCCTCAGAATATGAGTTCAAAAATGATTTACat GTCTTTTTCTAGAAATATGCTTAACGGGACAATCGCACCTTCGATACTTGGGGACTCCCAAACTAGGAT AGATCTTTCGTTCAACTATTTTTCAGCAGAAGGCTCTCCAGTACAAAGCAACCAACAACT GAACTTGTTTGCATGCTGCCGCAACTCCTCAACCACTGAGCCACAAat GATGGATCCATTTGAAATGAAGAACAGATACTGTCCTGAAAACGAACCGGAGT ACCATTCCTTGTTTATTAATTGTGGTGGTGAAGAAACAATCGTAGATGGGCATCAATATGATCAAGATAATGACACATCCCTCTTTTACACAAGTCCAAAGAAAAGCTGGGCTTACAGCCTTTCCGGAGACTTTGGTGTACCAGAAAGTAATACTAGTAATTATATCAAGAGCATGACACGTGGAGTTCATGAGGCACCGTTGTATGAAAAAGCTCGGTTTTCCCCGATATCTCTCGAGTATTATGTTTTTTGTCTACGCAAAGGCAATTATATTGTGACGCTTTATTTCAAGGAAATTGTAGACAGTAAGGATGAAGATTATAGTAGTTTAAGAAAACGCGTATTTGATGTATATATTCAG GATGTGAGGAGACTAGATTATTTCAAGATTAGGGAGGAGGAGGGAACTACAGAAGGACCAATAACTAAAAAGATTTCAGCTGTGGTTGTAAATGATAGCGGTCTATTGAACATCCACTTGTACTGGCCTGGAAAGGGATCGTATCAATACCATCCTAGTTTTAATGGACCTCTAATATCAGCTATTTCTGTGACTCCTG AGTTCGATCCCGATAAAAGCAAAGGTCAATTTGTTGCATTGATTACGCTTGCTTCAATTGTTGCTGCTCTGCCGCTTTCATTGGCTTTTGCTTGGAGGATGGGCTGGCTGCCAAGCGAAGGGTTCCCCA AAATCGAAACAAGTCAAGAAAAAATAGTTGATGAGTATCAAGACAGCGAAGAGCTCCCCA GTCAAGAAGAAAATGGTGATGAGCAGAGAAACACGAAAGATCAAGGCACGCGgaagaacacagaaaaatatcAAG GTCAAGAAGAAATAGGAGATGAGCATCAAGACAACGAAGAGCTCCCCA GTCAAGAAGAAATAGGAGATGAGCATCAAGACAACGAAGAGCTCCCCA GTCAAGAAGAAATAGGAGATGAGCATCAAGACAACGAAGAGCTCCCCA GTCAAGAAGAAATAGGTGATGAGCATCAAGACAACGAAGAGCTCCCCA GTCAAGAAGAAATAGGTGATGAGCCGAGAAACACGAAAGGTCAAGAAGAAGTAGGAGATGAACAGAGAAACACGAAAGATCAAGGCAGGCGGaagaacacaaaaacaaagaggaagaaaaaggaaaaactaGGTGATGAGCATCCAAACATCGTCAAAAAATTGGGTATGTTCGGATTGAGCTATGGATTTCCGTTGGGAATGTCAAGCGAAGAGCTCCCCA GTCAAGAAGAAATAGGTGATAAGCATCAGGACAGCGAAGAGTTCCCCA GTAAAGAAGAAATAGGTGATGAGCATCAAGACAGCGAAGAGCTCCCCA GTCAAGAAGAAATAGGTGATGAGCAGAGAAACACGAAAGGTCAACAAGAAATAAATGACGAGCAGAGAAACACGAAAGATCAAGGCAGGCGGAAGAACACAGaaacaaagaggaagaaaaaggaaaaaataggTGATGATCATCCAGACACCGTAAAAAAATTGGGTATGTTGGGATTGAGCTATGGATTTCCGTCGG GTCAAGAAGAAATAGGTGAGGAGCATCAAGACAGCGAAGAGCTCCCCA aTCAAGAAGAAATAGGTGATGAGCATCAAGACAGGGAAGAGCTCCCCA GCCAAGAAGAAATAGGTGATGAGCAGAGAAACACGAAAGGTCAAGAAGAAATAGGTGATGAGCAGAGAAACACGAAAGATCAAGGCAGGCGGAAGAACACAGaaacaaagaggaagaaaaaggaaaaaataggTGATGAGCGTCCAAACACCATCAAAAAATTGGGTATGTTCGGATTGAGCTATGGATTACCGTTGGATATGTCAAGCGAAGAGCTCCCCA GTAAAGAAGAAATAGGTGATGAGCATCAAGACAGCGAAGAACTCCCCA GCCAAGAAGAAATAGGTGATGAGCAGAGAAACACGAAAGATCAAGGCAGGCGGAAGAACACAGaaacaaagaggaagaaaaaggaaaaaataggTGATGAGCGTCCAAACACCGTCAAAAAATTGGGTATGTTCGGATTGAGCTATGGATTACCGTTGGATATGTCAAGCGAAGAGCTCCCCA gCCAAGAAGAAATAGGTGATGAGCAGAGAAAAACGAAAGATCAAGGCAGGTGGAAGAACACAGaaacaaagaggaagaaaaaggaaaaaataggTGATGAGCATCCCGACACCGTCAAAAAATTGGGTATGTTGGGATTGAGCTATGGATTTCCGTTGGGTATGTCAAGCGAAGAGCTCCCCA gtCAAGAAGAAATAGGTGATGAGCAGAGAAACAGGAAAGGTCAAGAAGAAATAGGTGAGGAGCAGAGAAACACGAAAGATCAAGGCAGGCAGAAGAACACagaaacaaaaaggaagaaaaaggaaaaaataggTGATGAGCATCCAGACACTGTAAAAAAATTGGGTATGTTCGGATTGAGCTATGGATTTCCGTTGGGTATGTCAAACGAAGAGCTCCCCA GTCAAGAAGAAATAGGTGATGAGCATCAAGACAGCGAAGAACTCCCCA GTCAACAAGAAATAGGTGATGAGCAGAGAAACAAGAAAGGTCAAGAAGAAATTGGTGATGAGCAGAGAAACACGAAAGATCAAGGCAGGTGGAAGAACACAGAAACAAAGacgaagaaaaaggaaaaaataggTGATGAGCATCCAGACACCGTCAAAAAATTGGGTATGTTGGGATTGAGCTATGGATTTCCGTTGGGTATGTCAAGCGAAGAGCTCCCCA GTCAAGAAGAAATAGGTGATGAGCAGAGAAACACGAAAGATCAAGGCAGGCGGAAGAACACTGaaacaaagaggaagaaaaaggaaaaaataggTGATGAGCATCCAGACACTGTAAAAAAATTGGGTATGTTCGGATTGAGCTATGGATTTCCGTTGGGTATGTCAAGCGAAGAGCTCCCCA GTCAAGAAGAAATAGGTGATGAGCATCAAGACAGCGAAAAGCTCCCTA GTCAAGAAGAAATAGGTGATGAGCAAAGAAACATGAAAGGTCAAGAAGAAATAGGGGATGAGCAGAGAAACACGAAAGATCAAGGTAGGCGGAAGAACACAGAaacaaagatgaagaaaaaggaaaaaataggTGATGAGCATCCAGACATTGTTAAAAAATTGGGTATGTTGGGATCGAGCTATGGATTTCCGTTGGGTATGTCAAGCGAAGAGCTCCCCA gTCAAGAAGAAATAAGTGATGAGCATCAAGACAACGAAGAGCTCCCCA GTCAAGAAAAAATAGGTGATGAGCAGAGAAACACGAAAGGTCAAGAAGAAATAGGGGATGAGCAGAGAAACACGAAAGATCAAGGCAGGCGGaagaacacaaaaacaaagatgaagaaaaaggaaaaaataggTGATGAGCATCCAGACACTGTTAAAAAATTGGGTATGTTGGGATTGAGCTATGGATTTCCGTTGGGTATGTCAAGCGAAGAGCTCCTCA GTCAAGAAGAAATAGGTGATGAGCATCAAGACAGCGAAGAGCTCCGCA GTCAAGAAGAAATAAGTGATGAGCAGAGAAACACGAAAGGTCAAGAAGAAATTGGTGATGAGCAGATAAACACGAAAGATCAAGGCAGGCGGACGAACAcaaaaacaaggaggaagaaaaatgaaaaaataggTGATGAGCATCTAGACGCCGTCAAAGAATTAATAAATGCTACCGAAAATTTTAGcgacaaaaaaaaacttggtcATTCTGAGACATTTTTTATG GCACAACTGCCAAGTCATACTGTGGCCGTGAAGAAACTAGATTCCGCTCATTTTAAGGGAAAAATCGATAAACTGAAAGAGGAAATTGGCATCATAGAGTCATTGCAACACAACAATATCCTTAAACTGTTGCATGCTTATATTGGAAAAGACCTCCAATTTCTTGTTTACGAATACATGGAAAATAAATCCCTTGAAGACATCTTATTTG GCTCGAGTACTTCTGGCACAATCAAGCTTGATTGGAATACAAGGGTTAACATTTGCTTGGGAATAGCACAGGGTTTGCAATATCTACATGAGAGAGTACAGATTGTTCATACGAATATAAAATCTGCTAATATTCTTCTTAATGAAAAACTTGAGGCTAAGATATCGGACTTTGGATTTGCAAATCTTTATTCTGAAGAAGATAAAGTTATGGCCATCGGAAGAGAAACAAAGAA AGGCTACACGGCGCCAGAGTATTTGCAAACGGATGATTTAGATAGCAAACTGGATGTTTTCAGCTTTGGGGTGGTCGTACTTGAAATTGTTAGTGGGGAGAGAAACGTACGTaaccaatcaaagaaggaaactGAGGTTCTTTTAGACAGG GCTTATAAAGCAAATAGAAACGGAAATTTGAAGAGCTTGGTTGATAAGAATTTGTCTACATTTGATGAAAGAGAAGCCCTTATCATCTTGAAATTAGCATTGGAGTGCACCACGATGGGTGCTAGTGTCAGACCTGAAATGTCTGGAGTTGTTAGTGTTCTTCTTGGCGAAAAAAGCATTGACGAGGTTTGTTCACCTGCCAAGCCCACTGGCGACATCAATGTTGTTGGTTCCCTCGAAGAGTTGGCAGGCATTTCTGATATGGCTGCCAAGCCCACTGGCGACATCAATGTTGTTGGTTCCCTCGAAGAGTCGGCAGGCATTTCTGATATGGCAGAGTCTCTTTCCCCACTTTGGGGAAGTTGA